In Candidatus Poribacteria bacterium, the sequence TTGGTTTTGTCTATTGATTTTTGCGGTGAGCCCTCTAGTGTATGCAAAATTGAAGATTTACTACATGCCGACCGGAAAGTGGGAGCGAAATCTTTGGCGGATGGATATCAATGGGGCAAACAAGGAGTTGTTCCTCGAATCGCCCGTTCCGATGGATAATCCTAAACTTTCCCCAGATGGAAAGCAAATTCTGTTCACACTGCCACCTTGGCGTAAAGGTGAATTGATGGTGATAAATTTGGACGGCAGCGGCTTGCGGAAACTTCTTGCCGATCCGCCGCGTCCGGTCAATACGAATGCGGAATGGTCGCCAGATGGGAAATGGATTGTTTATGAAGCCTATCATCCGGATTTGCGTCCCTGCTCAAGGACTTAACTCCTTTCAAATTGCCGCCGATATAGAAGCAAACATGTACTTTCCCTTTTGGTTTCCAAACAGCAAGCGCATCGGCTTTACCGTCCTTAAATGGGGTGCAAAACTGCATTGGGTTGACGCGGATCCCAACGCGAAGGCAAAAGAGATGAATCACCGATTCTTTGCCGACATAATTCATTGGTCTCCAAATGGGAAAAGGACTATTGTGCACGGGTCGATAGAGGAAAGGGGAATGCAGGGATTATTCCTCGGTGATGCGTTAGGCAGAAATCTGGTTCGTCTTAATAATGAGGCGAGTCTGGGCTGGGGACAATGGTTGCCGGACAATAAGCATATTGTTGGTCCGGGGGGCGTAGGCGGCCGTTCCGATGTCCTCGTAATGAATGTCGACACCCAAGAAGTTCAGCGTTTGACCGACGATGGTCGAAGCAGGTTTGTCTTCTGGCACGACCCTGCGCTTGCAGTGGAACCTGCGGGAAAGCTATCGACATCTTGGGGAGCAATCAAAGGGCAGGTTATAGATTCCGAAAAGTGAGGGCAAAAGGTGTATACCTGAGAATCGCAACTGCGCTTTCAGTGAAACTACGATGATTTTCTTTCCGGCACATCCACTCCCGACCGCTGCATGAAATCTCGCATGATTTCTAGCTGGTCCTCCTGCCCACGCCCTTGATCGCAGAACCGGCTGAAAATATCTTCGACCAGCGGACCGAGTTCTATCGGTATGTCGAGTTCCCTGCCAAGTTCGACCGCCAAGTGCACGTCTTTAACAGCCAAGTCCGCAGCGGAGTTCACATCCTCGCCAGCCAAGAGTAAATCGATTGTTCGGCGCAGGTACATGCTATCGCCTGTGCTGGTCTTAATCACATCAAGCAGTGCTTGTGGGTGGATGCCCGCCTTGGCACCCATCGCCATCCCCTCGCAGACGCCGGCGAAATTAATGAACATGATAAAGTTATTTACCAACTTGGTCACGTGTCCACTGCCTACCTGTCCCATGTAAGCGATATGGTCACCGATGCTCTGAAACAGCGGTTGAAACCGTTCAAAATCTCCCTTCTCACCGCCCACAAATATAGTGAGTGTCCCGTCCCTCGCGCCAAATACACCGCCGCTAATCGGCGCATCGAGGACGTGGAATCCTCTTGACGCACCGATTTCGGCGATTTTCTGCAGGGTTGAGGGTGAATTGGTGCTCAGATCTATATAAGCGCACCCTTTGTTCAGACCTGCGAAAACACCGTCCTCATCTAGAACAACTGCCTCGACCTCTTTGGGACCCGGCAGCGATGTAAGTACCACGTCCGATTGGGCTGCTACGTTCTGTGGGCTTGTCCCCCACGTTGCGCCGGCAGCTTCAAGGGGCTGACCCATCTCGCGACGGACGTCGTGGACTGTTAAGCTATATTGGGCTTTGAGGAGATTTGCTGCCATCGGATTGCCCATATTACCCAAACCGATGAAACCAACATTCATATCAATCCTTCCAAGGTATTTAGGTCACTAGTTAATTAGTTCATTGGTTCATTGAATTGGTCTGATTTATACATTGCGCTATCTTGAAGTTCATGTAAGCAGGAAACTAAAAAGACTAAAGACGGGCAACCACAAGGGTTGCCCCTACAACTCGCCCAAGCCCGAATTGGGGCGGGGAAATCTTGCCCCTACGCTGGCACAATTCTTTTATATAAGGTATCTTGAATGTGTCAATGATATTTAACGCGATTCGTCCTGTGTGGGGAACTCGGCGGGCATGGTGATTTCAATGACCTCAAAGTCGTCGGAATACTCCAACACCTCGTGTTTGATTCCGGGGGGTTGATACCAAGCATCGCCAGCCTCAACGCGGATTTCGCCGATGTCCTCAAAGTCAAGTAACGCCCAACCCTTAAGCAGGTAATTCATCTGAAAGTCGAGGGCGTGAGAGTGGTAGCCCATGGGACCGTCGCAAGGTTGATTGACGCGGATGACGTGTGCCAATACCTTGCCGTCGGTGGCAGTGTTGATCCCCAGATCTCGGTAGAGGAAGTAGGGGCGTAAACCTTCTTCCCAATTAGCATCCTTTATGTGCGAAGCAAACGCTCCGGTTGTTTTTTTACTCATGTTGTAACTCCTTTTTGTATAAGATGGTAATGTCGAATACCTTTCGATGGTACTAGTTTGGAACTATGGATTGACGTGAAACGTGAAAACAGTTTTGATGGGGATTTTATGAGAGTATACCCTATGAATTAATGATAGGATTTACGCTGTTGAACGATGAGGTGTTGTAGTTCAATGCTTCATCACCAATGCGGGGCAAGATGCCCCGCCTACGATATGCGGGTGGGTCTGAACATCCCCCTTGATGCCCGATAAATCGGGCAACTACAATTTGAAGTGCGTAATCCTTAAATAAGTTAAAGATTGAGAAACGTCTCAATTTCTGATGCTGTTGGTAAAGCAGGGATGACACCGACTTTTTGTGTTGTTAATGCTCCCGCTGCGTTGGCGTATCTCATTATCTCTTGGAGTCGATTATCGTCGAGTTCAGGCAGTTTTCCCACACCTCCACCGGAATCCATTATTTGTGTCAGCATCGCTGCGACGAATCCATCCCCTGCCCCGAGTGGATCTACCACTTCAACCTTGAATCCGTCCACATAGCCTTGATGCGAGCCGTTATTATAATAACAGCCGTGCTCGCCTAGCGTCACGATGACTAGCTCTACGCCGGTCTCCAAGATACGCTCACTTCCCTCCTCCAGTTTGGGGGTATCTGTGATAAACTCCCACTCCTCGTCTGCCGCTTTGACGACATTCGCATATGGCATGACCTCCCAGATCCAGTGTTTAGCCTCCTCTGGTGCATCCCACATCATCAGACGCAGATTTGGATCGTAGGATATGAATGCGCTAGCCTTCTTCGCATACTGAATCGCTTGCATCGTGGCATCGCGGGCGGGTCGATGACTTAAACTGCACGAACCGTAGTGAAACAGGTCCGCAGATTGAACATACGCTGCATCAATTTCGTCAGGTCTGAGTAGTATATCTGCCCCCGGATTGCGATAAAAGAGGATGTCCTTCGCGCCGTCTGAGCGGGTGGCAACAAACGCTAACGTTGTCCGGCGATCCGCCTCTGAGATGAGATGAGCGGTATCAACGCGGTTCTGTTCAAGCGTCTGTCGCAGAAAATCACCGAACGGTTCGTCGCCAATTTTACCGATAAACCCTGAATCCACACCAAGTTTTGCCAAACCAACGGCAACGTTTGCAGTTGCGCCGCCCGCTGCTTTGGCGAATCCCGGTGCTTCTACAAGCGTGACGTCAACTGTTGTGGAAACAAAATCGATGAGTAACTCACCGATACAAAGCGCTTTGGGCATCCTCGTCCCCTCTTCCGGGACATACTTCCATTTTTAACTCAAGTTGCTATCTGTTGTTCCAGCATCTTTACGGACGTGATGCGTGAAACGGGATGCGTAATTGGCATAAGGATTACGGCATACGGAGTATGCCTACTACTTTGTGACGCTTGTGTTATCTTGTTTGATGGCGATCAACCGGCGTGACAGATGGCATGCGCCGATTAGAAGATAGGTGTGGTTTAGGGAATTGATTGATCGGCACAATCTCAAATTTTACAAGCACGGCCTGTTTATCCGTTGGCGCCTGAGCCAGTGTTACCGTACCGTTCGATAGAAGTGTAAGTTGTGGTTGATACAGTGTGATACTCACAACTGTTGCGATCACTGCCAATGAAGTTACAACGGCATAGGGTCGCACCCGCGTTCGAAGGCTGTAAAGCAGCCATGCGAACGACGCTTCTAACCGCCGTAAAATACGACGAAAAACAGAGATTCGCTCCTTTTCAATTACAGTGATTGCTGCAGCTTGACGCATAAGGTTCGGCAGGAAATTGTCGGACGTTTTTACCGGCTCAAGCTGTTGAAGGATCTTATTTGTTTGCCGGAGGCGCATTGTCTCGTGTGCACAACTTGGACACCGTTTGAGGTGCCACTGAATCAGTTGAATTGTCCACAAGGGCAGCTCACGGTCTACATAAGCGGATAACTGTGGTTGAACATTTTCACACTTTAGCATGGGAACTCTCTCCAATTCCAACTTCTATGAGGAGTGTTTTCATATTCTGACGGGCGCGATGGATAAGTGATTTCACGGCACTAACGGAGCATTCAAGAACCTCTGCGATTTCATCATACCTCAGATTTTGATAGCTCACGAGAAGCAGTGCCAACCGCTGGTTTTCAGGTAAGCGATCAATTGTCTGTTGAATGATGATTTGTCGTTCCTTTTTTTCGTAGACTTCGTCAGGCAGTTGGCTAACATCCTGCATAAGCTCAAAATAGCTGACAGCCTCACTGTCAGGGACAAGATCGTCGAGATAAGCGGTATTCCGTCGCTTCCGATCTCGAATTTCGTTACGGCATAAATTTGTTGCGATGAGATACAGCCAATTTTTGAATTGACACTTGGGTTCGTAACGGTTCGCACTTCTGAAAACGCGCAGAAATGTCTCCTGCGCCAAGTCTTCAGCTCGGTGATAGTCGCCTATAGTTCGATAGATGAAATTTGTGATGAGGTCTTTATAGCGCATCACGATTAGCTCAAAAGCACTCATGTCACCGTTTCGACACTTCATCATCAATTCTTCGTCGGAGGTACGCAAAACGCATTTTCCTTTTTTTCAGGAGTAGAAATCTTGAAACGCCGATGGAAGATTATAACATCAGAATCGCAATGGATCAACAGTTTTATAAACACCGTTGCCTTGCTAGAAGTTTCGCTCAGTGATTTTTGTTGACCAGCGGTCGATAAATTGGTAAGATAGCTGCGTGTTCGTTTCCAACCACGAAATCCAGCGTTGTCCCGTGCTACGCCGAATTATAAAATGTGAGAATTAGAGGAGAGACAGCCATGAGAGTTGTTACCGGTGGGATCGCCCACGAAACCAGCACTTTCACCACAGTCGAAACAGATTGGCAGAGTTACAAGGAACGGTTCTACCTGCGGGGCGAAGAGATATTAAATACATTCCGGCGCACTAACACCCCAATTGGCGGATTTATTGATGGTGCGGGAACTCATGGGTTTGAACTAATTCCGACCGTTTTCGCTGAGGCGCACCCCAGCGGACCAACTCCTCGGAATATCTTCGATGCCATTTTGGAGGAGATATTAAACGGAATTGCTGAAGCCGGTTCAATAGACGGGGTGCTGCTTGGGTTGCACGGTTCGATGGTGGTCGGAGACCTTGAGGCACCAGATGGTATTGACGATCCTGAAGGGCATATACTAGCGGCGGTTCGTCAGGTGGTTGGCCCAGAGATTCCTATCCTTGCACAATTGGATATTCATTCCAACGTTTCTCCACAGATGGTTGACGCTGCAGATGTGTTAATCGGGCGAGAGACCTATCCGGAGATCGATATGGCGGAACGTAGTCGTGAATGTGCCGATGTGTTGATGTCTATGGTGAATGATGGTAAACGCCCAACGATGGCGCTGCATCAAATCCCGATGATCTGGGGGATACACCAAGTCACGGCGCACCCGCCGATGCGGGAAGCGATTGAGGAGCTGCATCGTATAGAAACTCAAGCCGGTGTCATTTGTGGCTCGATTGCAACCTGCTACTATCTGGCTGATGTGCCGAATATGGGGGCATCGGTTTACATTGTGACCGATAATGATCAAGCCTTAGCTCAAACCTATGCCGATCAGTTGGGGGAATGGATCTTTGAGCGACGTGAAACGTGGCATGGTCCCTCGCTGACAACGCGTGAAGCATTACAGATGGCAGAAGCGGGAGGGAATTTCCCGGTGATTTTTGCGGATCGAAACGATAACACCGGCGGCGGCTCTCCGGGCGATAGCACTGGTATGTTGCAGTGCTTCATAGAAGCAGGACTTCAGGACGCCTGCATACTTTATATCGTTGATCCGGAGGCAATTGCGCAGTGCCATTGCGCTGGTGTGGGAGCGACGTTGACTCTAGATGTTGGTGCCAAATCAACCCCTGAACAGGGGCAACCTATCCGCATGACGGCAGAGGTGATTGCACTATCGGATGGTAGTTTCCGTTACGATGGACCGATGCTCGCCGGTTTAAGCAGCACCATGGGACCATCCGCGCATATTAAGCAGGGAGGTATTCACGTCCTGCTAGTCACACAACGGGAGCAACCCTTTGACACCGCTTTTTCGCGCACACTTGGATTAGAGCCGCGCCAGATGCGCTATATCGGGGTCAAATCTTCCGCGCACTTTCGCGCAGGGTTT encodes:
- a CDS encoding PD40 domain-containing protein; amino-acid sequence: WFCLLIFAVSPLVYAKLKIYYMPTGKWERNLWRMDINGANKELFLESPVPMDNPKLSPDGKQILFTLPPWRKGELMVINLDGSGLRKLLADPPRPVNTNAEWSPDGKWIVYEAYHPDLRPCSRT
- a CDS encoding NAD(P)-dependent oxidoreductase, giving the protein MNVGFIGLGNMGNPMAANLLKAQYSLTVHDVRREMGQPLEAAGATWGTSPQNVAAQSDVVLTSLPGPKEVEAVVLDEDGVFAGLNKGCAYIDLSTNSPSTLQKIAEIGASRGFHVLDAPISGGVFGARDGTLTIFVGGEKGDFERFQPLFQSIGDHIAYMGQVGSGHVTKLVNNFIMFINFAGVCEGMAMGAKAGIHPQALLDVIKTSTGDSMYLRRTIDLLLAGEDVNSAADLAVKDVHLAVELGRELDIPIELGPLVEDIFSRFCDQGRGQEDQLEIMRDFMQRSGVDVPERKSS
- a CDS encoding cupin domain-containing protein produces the protein MSKKTTGAFASHIKDANWEEGLRPYFLYRDLGINTATDGKVLAHVIRVNQPCDGPMGYHSHALDFQMNYLLKGWALLDFEDIGEIRVEAGDAWYQPPGIKHEVLEYSDDFEVIEITMPAEFPTQDESR
- a CDS encoding zf-HC2 domain-containing protein translates to MLKCENVQPQLSAYVDRELPLWTIQLIQWHLKRCPSCAHETMRLRQTNKILQQLEPVKTSDNFLPNLMRQAAAITVIEKERISVFRRILRRLEASFAWLLYSLRTRVRPYAVVTSLAVIATVVSITLYQPQLTLLSNGTVTLAQAPTDKQAVLVKFEIVPINQFPKPHLSSNRRMPSVTPVDRHQTR
- a CDS encoding RNA polymerase sigma factor, with translation MRTSDEELMMKCRNGDMSAFELIVMRYKDLITNFIYRTIGDYHRAEDLAQETFLRVFRSANRYEPKCQFKNWLYLIATNLCRNEIRDRKRRNTAYLDDLVPDSEAVSYFELMQDVSQLPDEVYEKKERQIIIQQTIDRLPENQRLALLLVSYQNLRYDEIAEVLECSVSAVKSLIHRARQNMKTLLIEVGIGESSHAKV
- a CDS encoding M81 family metallopeptidase gives rise to the protein MRVVTGGIAHETSTFTTVETDWQSYKERFYLRGEEILNTFRRTNTPIGGFIDGAGTHGFELIPTVFAEAHPSGPTPRNIFDAILEEILNGIAEAGSIDGVLLGLHGSMVVGDLEAPDGIDDPEGHILAAVRQVVGPEIPILAQLDIHSNVSPQMVDAADVLIGRETYPEIDMAERSRECADVLMSMVNDGKRPTMALHQIPMIWGIHQVTAHPPMREAIEELHRIETQAGVICGSIATCYYLADVPNMGASVYIVTDNDQALAQTYADQLGEWIFERRETWHGPSLTTREALQMAEAGGNFPVIFADRNDNTGGGSPGDSTGMLQCFIEAGLQDACILYIVDPEAIAQCHCAGVGATLTLDVGAKSTPEQGQPIRMTAEVIALSDGSFRYDGPMLAGLSSTMGPSAHIKQGGIHVLLVTQREQPFDTAFSRTLGLEPRQMRYIGVKSSAHFRAGFESWAGAIHVVYEPSIHTLSDLTFKRLGRKLYPFDNS